ctcaccagatgcccgaaccacctcaactggctcctttcaacgtgaaggagcagcggttctactctgagctccccccggatgaccgagcttctcaccctatctctaagggaaaaagccagccactctcctgaggaatcccatttcggccgcttgtacccgcgatctcgttctttcggtcatgaccccaaccttcatgaccataggtgagggtagGAACGAAgattgaccggtagatcgagagctttgccttccggctcagctcccttttcgtcacaaccgtgcggtaaagtgaatgcagtaccgcaccagccgctccgattctccggcccatctcccactccctcgtcccctcactcgtgaacaagaccccgagatacttgaactccttcacctggggcaaggagtcgttccctacccggagaaggcaatccaccggtttcctgctaagagccatggcctcagacttagaggtgctgatcttcatcccgactgtccatgaaaatcacaaacaggattggtgataaagcgcagccctggcgaaggccaacacccacaggaaacaggcctgatttagtgccgagaacccggacacagctcatactttgggcgtatagggattggatggccctaagtagtgcccccctcaccccatactcccgcagcacctccctAGGAACCCGATCAtcgccttctccaggtccacaaaacacatgttgaccggatgggcgtactcccaggccccctccaggatccctgcaagagtaaagagctggtccattgttccacgaccaggacggaatccgcattgttcctcttgaatccgaggttcgactaccggtcaaaccctcctttccagtaccttggagtaaaccttaccagggaggttgagaagtgtgatgccccggtaattggcacacactctcaggtcaccctttttgaaaaggggggccaccaccccagtttgccactccttcgGTACTGACCCCGCcctccacgcaatgttgaagagacgtgtcatccaagacagcccctccacacccagagccttcagcatttctgggcgcatctcatcaacccctggggccttgccactgcggagttgtttaaccacctcagttacctccctcagggagattgacgatgatcccccatcagcttccctctctgcctccaccacagagggcgcagatgtcggattcaggagtccctcaaagtgttccttccaccatctggttacctcctcagtcgaggtcaacagtgtcccatccttactgtacacagcttggatggtccATACCCGCTactttgcgtctgccacagcagaggctgccgcccttcgggcccgtcgataccttgcaactgcctcaggagtcctccggtctaacatatcccggaaacactccttcttcagtcggacagcttccctgaccaccggtgtccacaACGATGTTCGAGGATTACCGCCCtttgaggcacctaaagccctggagaCACAGatctccactacagctttcacaatagagtctttgaacactgcccattcaggttcaatgtccccagcctccacagggatacaggaaaagctccgccggagttgagagttgaaggcctctcagacaggggcatcctccagacgttcccagttcatccgcactacacgtttgggtttaccaggtctatccagagtcctcccccatcctctgacccaactcaccaccagatggtgatcagttgacagctctgcccctctccTTACCCGAGTGTCCAGAAAATGCAGCCTCAATCGATCACAAAATCGAAAaccttcggccaaggacactctggtaccaagtacacttatgagcgtccttatgttcgaacatggtgtttgttatggatagtccatgacttgcacagaaatccaacaacaaacgaccactctgatttagatcaggtaAGCTGTTCCtcccaatcacgcctctccaggtttccaCATCGTTGCCCACGTGTGtgttgaaatctcccagcagaactatggagtccccagacggagccccttgcaggactccatctagggcctccaagaaggccaGATACTCCGAACtcagggctttcccccccgcaaccctaaggcgcagggaggtgaccctctcgtccaccggggtaaactccaacatagtggcgctcagccgggggctcGTGAGTAcctaccaggagcactaggctccagacaacacagctctcagaatcacagggacactcaaacctctccaccacgaTAAGGTGATGGTTCCCGGAGAGAGCTATTactatgtattttcttttataatactttacatttttcaaacagGCAACACTATTGTTTATACCGGCTGTTATATGGACAGCTGTGTTTTgttgagcaaagaaacaaaattaAACCTGAATAAATAGTTGATATCGCATACTGGACCCTGTTTGAGAGTCAGAACGTTGAAGAGTACACACAATCTGTTCTGTCCTACATCTCCTTCTGCTATGTAAACGCCACAGTGGAAAAACGCTGCTGGGTTTTCCCCAACCAAAAACCCTGGATGACAAGCGACTCCTCATCAGAGCTTGCGACAGAGCCTTTAAATCGGGGGACAAGGAGCTATACTCCCGCACCAGAGCAGATCTAAAGAGGGGCATTAGAGCTGCTAAGGACCAACACAGGCGGAAAATACAGGGACACCTACAGGACAATAACCCCAAGCAGGTGTGGCAGGGGATACAGAGCATGACCAACTATAAGGGCACCAACACCCCCACCACCAGTGCTGATGCCTCCATGGCTGAGGAACTCAATAGTTTCTTTGCTTGCTTCGAGGCCCATAGGCCACCAGGGCCCCCGCCAGCCTTTAGCACCACCTCACTGACTCTCCAAAAAACACGACGTGAGGAGAGTACTGCGCCAGGTGAACCACAGGAAAGCCACTGGACCCCACAGAGTGTGTTGGAAGGTTCTCGCTGCATGTACTGGCCAGCTCACAGGGATCCTCACCACAGTTTTCAACCTCTCACTAATCCAAGCGGTCCCGACCTGCCTCAAAACCGCAACCATCATCCCCAAAACATCTGGCAACAGCGACCCCAGGAACTACAGGCCCATTGCTCTGACATCAGTGGTGATGAAATGCTTCGAGAGTCTGGTCCTGTCTCCCTGCTTCTTTCGACCCCCACCAGTTCGCCTACAGGAGAAACTGCTCCACCAAAGACGCCATTGCCATTACCCTGCATACCACGCTGAGCCACCTGGAACATTATGTAAACTATGTAAGAGCACTCTTCATAGACATAcagctcagcattcaacacAATAACACCGGACATTCTGACAGAGAAGCTGCTGGACCTGCACCTCCCACCTTCCACTTGTGCCTGTACTAAAGACTCTCTCAAACAGACCACAGCGTATGAAGATTggcccccacctctcctctcctcagtaTTGGCTCTCCTCAAGGCTGTGTGCTGAGCCCACTTCTGTATGCCCTTTACACCCACGACTGTGTCCCACGCCATCCCACAAACAAGATCATcaagtttgcggacgacaccacAGTGTTGGGGCTCATAGCTGGGGGAGACGAGACCGCCTACAGGGAGGAGGTTCAACATCTGTCCGGGTGGTGTTAGTCCAACAACCTGCTTCTGAACACCACCAAAACCAAAGAAATCACCTTCAACTTCAGGAAGAACCAGACGGACCATGCTTCTCTCTGCATCAATGGAGACCCAGTGGAGAGGGTGTCAGCCTTCAGGTTCCTGGGGGTCCACATCCAGGAGAAGCTCTCCTGGGTCACCAACACCACGGCTGTGACTAAGAAGGCCCAGCAGTGACAGCACTTCCTGAGGATTCTagggagaaacagacagaacagAAACTGCTGGTGTCATTCTACCGAACCACAATTGAGAGTGTGCTAACTTATTGCATCACAGCGTGGTTCCCTGGGAGCAGTGCCGCAGACAGGAAGGCTCTGCAGCAAGTGATAAATACTGCCCAAAAAATAATTGGCTGCCCCCTACCCCACCTGGAGGAGATCGCCACCACCTGCTGTCTCAGCCGATCCAGAGCCATCCTCTCCGACCCCTCCCACCCAACCCAGCACCTGTTCCGTCTGCTTCCGTTGGGCAGGAGATACAGGTCAGTCAGGGCACGCACCTCCAGGCTGACCAACAGCTTCTTCCCCTGGGCCATCAGAACAATGTACACTGAACTCTGAAACCACAACAGTCACCTTCCGTAGTAggtcactgagtgtgtgtgtgtgtgtgcgtgtgcgtagCTGTGTGTACATACCTTGTGTATGTTCTCACTGCTGTTTCATATTTTGCACCTCCATTTTTAAGCTGCTGTCTATTTATTTCTACCTCACTCATATATATGTTCTACATCTCACGACACTATAGGGCCTGATTTACATTTCTATTTACATATCTTAGCTgactgtttatttatattatttattggtttgagtatgtgcgtgtgtgtgtgtgtgtgtgcgtgtctgcactgtatgtaaatataattCAGGGTTTCTTCTTTTTGGTGACGGGTTATCTATCCCCCTTAAAACACTTTTTGGAGCTGCACCTTAATTTTGCTGTATGTTGACAATAAagttatatctatctatctatctatctatctatatatatatatgtatatatatatatatatatatatatatgtctatctgtctatctgtctgtctatcaaaacaaaatatagaGAGATATGAGTTTTGGTCCATATCATCCAGCCctactacagacctgtctctcttcttccattTCTTTACAAAACTCTGAAGTTCTCTGGTCTGGTTTTAAGGCAGGTCACTCGActgaaactgcacttcttgctgtcactgagcaacttgccagggctgcctctctctcctctgggctcatcctcttggacctttctgcagcatttgacacagttaaccaccagatccttacttcctcccttcaggaactaggtgtctcaggcacTGCACTTGCCCTACTCCTATCTTCAAAATcaaacatacagagtaacctggagaggatctgtgtcggaaccttGTCCTCTAACTACTGGTGTCCCTCAGGGTTCTAtcctgggccctctcctcttctctctgtacaccaactctcttggttctgttattcactcTCTCTTCTGTTCTTCCTATCACAGTTAAACTGAcaacacccaactcattctttcttttccctGGTCCGAAACACACGTAGCAGAACCGATCTCAGATTCTCTAACTGGCATCCCTCAATGGATTTCTGACCATCACTTGAAACTCagtctcgacaagactgagtttattttttttacaggaaagggctctcccaccacagacctgaccatcaccctagacaactctgtggtagctccctctcataccgcaaggaacctgggtgtgacacttgatgaccatttCTCCCTCAAcaccaacattgctgcaacagcttgatcttgcagatacatgttacacaacatcagaaggatacaacctcttctaacccagaaggcggcacaggttctggtccaggctcttgtcatctcacgcttagactactgcaactcccttctTGCTGGTGTCCCTgcatgtgccatacgacctctgcagctcatccagaatgcagcagctcgactggtcttcaacttactaaagttctctcacactacaccactcctcccctcccttcactggcttcctgtagctgctcgcattcgcttcaagactctagtgtttgcgttccatgctacaaacgtaTCCGGTCCAGCCTATATCCAGGACAtaatcaaaacctacaccccagcccaccCACTCCGCTCGCAGAAGCATTCGCCAAACTCACGACTGTTCGCTGTcctggctcccaaatggtggaacaagctccACATCAACATCTGGACAGCagaagcctccacatcttccgctaCTGACTAAAAACCCAtctctttcgactctacctcgacttagacgacaacaacgacgacacaaaaaaaaagcacttacttgtacatcgcacttatgactagcactttatagtttggcttacttgaagcgacttagtgtctgctaaatgacatgtaatataatgtaaaaaaaaaaaaattacactatATTGGtataaaagtacacaattatGTACTTCTTATGCAATTCACAGATAGTGaaacagaatgtgacaggcctgcagtggattgccagtGAAGCCTGGTCATCAGCTGCTGTGCTCCAGGCTCCCCATCTCATGCCGTACCTGGCTGGAACACTGGGGATCGCTAttcgtcgaggagaaataccagggcTCAGGGAattcctgttacaaatacgtcctgacctacatcacaacaacaccgATGGGAATAGCATGGTGAGAATAAAATGTCTGATATGTAACTTCCAGTAAAAAATTGTcattatttcaaaaacatacattttttcaGGTGAATGAGTTTTGGGAatacacatttcagtgtagatttgcaccacctccagcaggttgggtggaagctggaggagaactatgcactggacaggaagctgaagagaatgtggagaatgaaTTGGTGAACGTTTCGGAACTCAggccagagtataatgtgtataaggctgtgtacgctctggcgtatgctcttgatgacatgctgcagtgtgagccagggagaggacctttcagcaacaacacctgtgctcatttacaaagactggagccatggcaggtgagatatcagtttacactgAATTCACTTAATCCTTTGTATTTGAGTGTGAAGTgcaaataaatagaataaatcctcattttcagttttcctttttgtcCCTAATCTGGATTTTCTTAGATGATAtattacttggaaaaagtcaacttcaccacatcttttggtgatcaagtgtcatttgatgaaaacggtgatgccttacctgtatatgacatcatgaactgggtgtggctccctgatggaagaactaaagttcagagTATGGGTGAGtttaagaggtcagccttcaaaggaGAAGAACTTACACTGGATGATGACAATATCTACTGGAACTTTCAatccaaacaggttatttcttactttttcaGACTACTACCTCTTTACCTTAGTCATTACAGATTAGTCTCACAGATCCTGATTTTTCTCtacacagcctcctcggtcagtgtgcagtgagagctgtcctccaggtacccgcatggccagaaagaagggggaacctgagtgttgttttgactgcgtcccttgttctgagggaaagatcagcaatacaactggtcagtataaagttttaaacaccacagttcagagatTTTGTATATACGTGTATCACATaatatttcctcttttctcagactccatggagtgcaccagttgtccagaagatttctggtccagcccccagcgtgaccactgtgttcctaagaaaacagagttcctctcctaccatgagcctctgggtatctgcttgacaactaTCTCACTtttgggcacatttatctgtgttgttgttctgggcatcttcatccatcatcacagcacacctatagtccgtgccaacaattcagaactcagttttcttcttttggtgtcccttaaattgtgttttttgtgttcattgctcttcattggacgacccagatcatggacttgccaactaagacatgcagcatttggcatcagctttgtgctttgtgtctcatgtatcctggtgaaaaccatggtggttctggctgtgttcaggacCTCTAAACCAGGCGGTGAGTCcagtctgaagtggtttggtgctgtgcaacagagagggacagttctggttctgacttctgttcaagcagcaatctgcactgcctggcttgtctctgcttcaccagcacctcataaaaacacccagtatcacagtgacaagatagtttatgagtgtatagttgggtccacagttggttttgcagttttacttggttatattggtttactggccatcctcagttgtttgttagcttttctagcaaggaatcttccagacagtttcaatgaggccaaactcatcaccttcagcatgctgatcttctgtgcagtgtgggtggcctttgtccctgcttacatcagctcaccaggcaaatatgcagatgcagtggaggtatttgccatcctggcctccagtttggGCATCTTGGTGGCACTGTTAGGACCCAAGTGTTACGTCATCTTGTGTAGACCAGagttaaacacaaagaaagccatcatgggtcgaGGCACTAAGTCATAAAAACTGTATCCAAGAATTTTCTGCCAATTACCCCTCCTGAATTTTACATACTGgacttttaataaaatgttttacaagttatatgtgtttgtgttttcatttgttaaaCCTTCAACCAATCAGCAAAAGCTATGAACAGGTGGTTTGTGAGACTGGCAgttggaaaagcaaagaaaagtgacaaaatattgatatgtatttgtttgtatgtttgtctgttaaaatgtcaaatacagAAACATGTGGTCAGTTATTGCTTTACTCTTAACATCTGTGATAccctttcacattaaaaagtgcacttttttctttgttgtgctcAGAGGGACCAGTTCCTCACAAGGACAAGAGGGGGCGGCGCGCCCTCAATTGAGTGTCTTCAAATCATAACTCAACTTCATTCCTCTTCTTTACAGTGCAGCCCTCCTTCTCTCCAGGCTCACTACtacctttctcctcctctcactgcacattaaaatgttatctgcaaacaacatagtccacagagactcctgcctgacctcatctgtcaacctgtccatcaccataGTAAAACAAGAAGGGTCTCAGGTCTGAAACACTTCCAGGAAAACGGTACAGGATCATCAGATCCTCCACCAAGACTCAGTCAAACAGGTCTTGCACTagctgcactttatatttatcataCCACCTCCCTTCTTTCcccctgtacatacatacatttccctgcacAGTTCACCTGCAATTTGCACACTTCACCTGCAatattttatcttgttttctgttttttatttttatttgtttctacttcatttttattctaaaaGTCCCttttatatacacatgtatatagaTGTGTGCTCTATTTATGAGATTTTAATGTGTGCTGAGAGTCTCCGGAATAAACTTTGTTATGCttccataataacaataaaaaatttGGAATCTTGAGAATCTGGACCAACTGCTTCTCCGCTCTTCAgtcaacacccccccccccccccacacacacacacacacacacacttacttggTTACTTAGTTACGCTTAATTAGAGTGTGAGCACACAAGGTGGGGAGACCATATTGAAACTGAATTAGTTGTTTGTAATTCAATTTCTAATTAACCTCACACCGTATCATGCCCAGGTTGGCCTTATAGTCTCCTATTTTCTCCAAATTTTGCATAGTATTTCATAGCATCTAGtattgtgcattttatttgaaaataaatttttACCTTTTAACTTATCATGGTCAGGGGATTTGTGTACCCCAGTGACCACAAGAGCTATACTGGCAACAGCATAGTCTCCTGGTGGGACACCCAAGTAGCACAGGTGAAGTGGTAGAGGCCTGACGAAGTGCTCTCTATTGTTTCTCCAGTTTTGGGTTGGACACGATGGAAGCATATTGCATTCACTTCACTGTTTTTTACTGAGTTAATGAGAAGTTATCCTaattttattattagtttatgaCTGAGATATCAAGTATCTCAGTCATTTAGAAAAACAGTTTTCTTCTTGAGAGCTCTATTGTCTCAGTTGTTCAGTTTAATCGTTCCTGCGTGTCTTATAAACTGTGGTTGGGAACCACAGGGAGAAGCTGTAGCTACATCCTTACTTTAACTCGCCAATGAAAGTGAAAGTTGAGCAATATGCTTCCATAGTACAcaatgcaaacaacatgttgCAAAGAGAAAACAccgttatatttatttatattcctCTGTAGAACCGGCCCTGCTGCTAAGACAGCGGTTATTAATCTACACTTGAAGGTTTTATGGTTCTGAGTCACAAAAAGGCGATAGTTTCAGTTCAATAAGTGCTTTAGTGCAAACAAAATAATGCATACCAGACGCATCAATATGAGAAACAGAAAATCATCagtgttatttatgtttattgatggtatttttcttttgctgtgcAATGTTTGTGACAGTGTATAAATGTGAAACACTGAAGTAAAAAGGGCTATAATTTAACTATTTAATAGGTTATAAACATAAATCTATAACCGACACTATTCAGTTACCAACGTAATTACAGTACTTTTAAAGTATGGTGACTGAAATATTTATAGAATTGATACATTTGATGGCTCACAATCCATTAACAAATGCATAATTAATTCTTCTGCTACCTGGCCATCAGGTATTTCTTAGTGTTTTTCTCTGGCCTTAAAAGAATGATAAAACACTTTGGAGCAAAGATGCAGAAAAGCAAACCATAGCTAGAGGCAATAATTGCAAAAATCTCAACAGCCACTGCATATTTTCCAGGAGAGCTGACATAGGCAGGAACAAATGCCGCCCagactgcacagaagatcaacatgctgaaggtgatgagtttggcctcgtTGAAGTTGTCGGGGAGTTTCCGAGCAAGAAAAGCCAAGAGAAGGGAGGTGCAGGCAAGGAGGCCGATGTAGCCCAGAACCAGAGAGAAGCCCACCATAGAGGCCATGGCACATTGCAGCGTCACCTTTAAACCAGGCACATCAAGGTCAGGCTGAGGAACCGGTGGACTGAGTGAGAGCCAAATGACACAGATGAGAACCTtgatcaaacaaaaacagcacaaaatcAGGTTCATGTACATGAAAAGGTGTAACAAgatacaattaaaaacatatgAAACACTGACCTGTATACTGGTGAAGAAACAGATACTTCCTCTCTGTTGACCTGGACCAAACCACTTCATCAAGGCTTCAGCTCCAGGACGAGCCGAGCGAAATGCTGCCAGAACCACCATTGTTTTGACTTGTAggcaggaaacacaaagaacaaagctgatgccaaaagCTGCTTGCTGGAAACGGCAAGACCAGACTGACGGACGACCGATGAAGACCAGAGAGCAGAGGAAGCAGAGTTTCAGAGACAGAAGAAGCAGGAAGCTCAGCTCAGAGTTGTTGGCTCGAACCTACAATAAAGAGTTGGAATTTGTTTTGGAATTGAAAAGACATTCACATGAACAGCAAGTATCATGTTTATATGTTCAAATGAAGTAACAGCAAACCAAAGATGATGAGTGTTGTTGGGATCTTACCATCGGTGTTTGACGATAGTAaagaaaaaccacaaacacagttgttgtcACCGTGACACCAAATACAGCAACTGTAGTTAGAGTTATACCCAAGGTTTCATTAAAGGACAGGAAGTCCAGCTGGCGAGGGACACATGCAGTTCGGTCAGAATTGGACCAGAACTCAGGTGGACAAGGTTCACAGTGAGGAGAACCTGGCAGAGGAAACAGTAGATTACAATACAATAGATTatacacaaaatattatattcaCTGTGTTACTGCTCCCTGGATGAGTGCTGCCCTGCCTGCATGTGCCAAAtacaacacagctgctgctgttcactggaCTATGCAGCTCCATGATTCCTGAATGCAGTCACATTAAAACAGCTACACATATCTGATCCGACTTTTCATCATTCTTAGCTCGTGTTCAGCCTTCATGTGACATATGTATGGATTGACATTACAGCAGATACAAAAGTGAAACACTCATCTGGACTCAGAAGAAAACAGTCGTATGGATGAAGCCTTGAAGGCGTCTGGATCCTGCAGAGTGAAAACTTATGGGAAAATTGTATGTAGGGATTTTCTCACCAGTTATGTTACTTATTTCTCCTTCAGTACATGGGAGACAGTCAAAGCAACAGAGTGGTTCTCCTTTCCTGGTGGCCACTCTGGTTCCTGGACGACAGCTCTCACTGCAAACTGAGACAGGCAcctgaacaaaaacatattttcaagtTATTCATATTGAGTCACAgcaaacattttattcataagATGTCTGGACGTTGTCCTGAGTCAGGATCACCTGATTAGACCCTGTGCTCCATTGAATTGCAGACTCGTTCATTTGGAGGTCGTATCCATCTACACGACCTATCAGAACAAGTTTGAGTTTCCCTCCGAGAGTTTTCTGCCAGTTCACGAGGTCGTACTTTGCTGGAACATCAGctccatcaaaataaaacatttcaccCTGTGGTGTAGTGAAGTTCACCTTCATCAAGTGCTGTAGAACCTGAAAGCATCAAAACACCAAAAACCTCAACTTCAAAAGAGTTTAACACTACAATGTGACATATATTCtataaaagacaacacccaggAAGTGGGGTGTGAAAATTCCACAGTGATAAACAGAAATTATTTTACCTCCATGGGTTTGATGTGTTTTGGAATGGAGCAGGTGGAGCTGCTGTTTCTAGGAAGACTTTTAATGTCGGGACACAATAGAAGCCTGTGAAGAGCATGGGCTACAGCATAAACAGCCAGGTAGACGTTATGTGTCACTCCAACCTGAGATGTGTCAGTAAAAAGATTCTGCACCGTCTGCAGAGACTCTGTGCCACTGCACTGAGGCAGGGGATCTTTCTGAAGCAGCCTGTTAGCAGGAGCCGTGTCTCCAAGATGACAGAGAAACACATTCTCCCAAAATTCTCTTAAGAACCTATCATTTGGATGATGAGATGGGCTTAGATTTCTGAGATACTTTTCAAATCCAGGTATAGCTGAATTCCTAATGGCCACTCCCAGTACACCACTTGCCACTTTAGAAGAGGAAGGATTTTGGAGAAGATCCCCACTGGTGCTCCAAGCCTCACTGGCCAGAAAATGTCGGTCAGTCACCTACAGTGACAACAAAATCTTTACAATTATCTGTTACTTTTCTGATAGAGTTTGACAGATTTATAGAGTCAGTGTTTCTCACATTTCTGGCATCCAGCTGCTCGAACAATTCCCTCACATCTGTGTACCAGGTTAAGATCAGAATCACCTTTGCAGTCGAGGCTTGAATGGCAAGTGCTGCACGTGTGGCGTCACTCACAATATTCTCTCGACGGAGAGTTTCCACAAATGCCAAACACACTCCTGCTCCTCGAGTCGCCTCCTGAAAAATCTGATTAATGCAGTTGGAATCAACCCTTAAAACTTTGCATTTAAAATCTTACAGCTATTTCTTATACAGATGCTGTAACATTTGCAGCACGACACAAGTGGAAACACCTTTATTCCCATTAGGCCATAACTATTCTTTGCCACTACAGCTCCAATCCATGTCCAGTTTAAGCGGATAGCAAGCTGAGCGATGGCTCGCACTTGGTAAATATCACTGGGCATGGTCCTGAAGAAGTTGGGAAATTGGCTCCTGTCACTTAGACATGGGCAGCTGGCCGTGTAgcttatctaaaaaaaacaaaaaacaaaaaacaagaacagactTATACTGAAATATTTGACACAGGGCTTGAGTTTTCTATCAACATACAGTAGTTGCTGTAGCTTacaataaatatgacattttgatctTTATAATGAAGTCAGTATTATTGCATCAAAGATCAATAAACGTTATTCACCaaagaatgaattaaaaatgtattgtccCGAAAAGGGGAACTTGTCTCGCATTGACAATGAGACATTGTTCA
This Solea solea chromosome 3, fSolSol10.1, whole genome shotgun sequence DNA region includes the following protein-coding sequences:
- the LOC131456989 gene encoding extracellular calcium-sensing receptor-like; the protein is MHKTGDVILGGLFRLHFFPVYDDASFTSEPQQPTCYGFNVLGFRLSQTMAFTIDEINRNSNLLPNVTLGYSLYDNCLQVGVGIGAALTLLSGQEEQVSLEERCVGTPPLLGVVGDSYSTGTIAVSAVLGLYRVSLVSYFATCSCLSDRQKFPSFFRTIPSDSFQVNAMIQILKHFGWTWAGLLISDDDYGHNAARSFYSDLGPTAGGCLSYTEILPRYDPIEIRRIVDVIKKSTARVVIVFAHESRMINLMKEVVKQNVTGLQWIASEAWSSAAVLQAPHLMPYLAGTLGIAIRRGEIPGLREFLLQIRPDLHHNNTDGNSMVNEFWEYTFQCRFAPPPAGWVEAGGELCTGQEAEENVENELVNVSELRPEYNVYKAVYALAYALDDMLQCEPGRGPFSNNTCAHLQRLEPWQMIYYLEKVNFTTSFGDQVSFDENGDALPVYDIMNWVWLPDGRTKVQSMGEFKRSAFKGEELTLDDDNIYWNFQSKQPPRSVCSESCPPGTRMARKKGEPECCFDCVPCSEGKISNTTDSMECTSCPEDFWSSPQRDHCVPKKTEFLSYHEPLGICLTTISLLGTFICVVVLGIFIHHHSTPIVRANNSELSFLLLVSLKLCFLCSLLFIGRPRSWTCQLRHAAFGISFVLCVSCILVKTMVVLAVFRTSKPGGESSLKWFGAVQQRGTVLVLTSVQAAICTAWLVSASPAPHKNTQYHSDKIVYECIVGSTVGFAVLLGYIGLLAILSCLLAFLARNLPDSFNEAKLITFSMLIFCAVWVAFVPAYISSPGKYADAVEVFAILASSLGILVALLGPKCYVILCRPELNTKKAIMGRGTKS
- the LOC131456062 gene encoding extracellular calcium-sensing receptor-like, whose product is MSWFLWLGSAPSLLLVGLVGRELGLGVGSQVVQAVTCSRWETSGVAGLFQDGDVVIGGLFSLFYKPPAMDHDFTQLPPYKPCTRLQGLPLQYIYAMVFALEEINESVTLLPGVKLGYHIHDSCGLSFWALQAALSLVGGNGSSCSDQSVPLIIGGDSPITAQILSRLLGPLSVPLISYTASCPCLSDRSQFPNFFRTMPSDIYQVRAIAQLAIRLNWTWIGAVVAKNSYGLMGIKIFQEATRGAGVCLAFVETLRRENIVSDATRAALAIQASTAKVILILTWYTDVRELFEQLDARNVTDRHFLASEAWSTSGDLLQNPSSSKVASGVLGVAIRNSAIPGFEKYLRNLSPSHHPNDRFLREFWENVFLCHLGDTAPANRLLQKDPLPQCSGTESLQTVQNLFTDTSQVGVTHNVYLAVYAVAHALHRLLLCPDIKSLPRNSSSTCSIPKHIKPMEVLQHLMKVNFTTPQGEMFYFDGADVPAKYDLVNWQKTLGGKLKLVLIGRVDGYDLQMNESAIQWSTGSNQVPVSVCSESCRPGTRVATRKGEPLCCFDCLPCTEGEISNITGSPHCEPCPPEFWSNSDRTACVPRQLDFLSFNETLGITLTTVAVFGVTVTTTVFVVFLYYRQTPMVRANNSELSFLLLLSLKLCFLCSLVFIGRPSVWSCRFQQAAFGISFVLCVSCLQVKTMVVLAAFRSARPGAEALMKWFGPGQQRGSICFFTSIQVLICVIWLSLSPPVPQPDLDVPGLKVTLQCAMASMVGFSLVLGYIGLLACTSLLLAFLARKLPDNFNEAKLITFSMLIFCAVWAAFVPAYVSSPGKYAVAVEIFAIIASSYGLLFCIFAPKCFIILLRPEKNTKKYLMAR